Proteins from a genomic interval of Arachis hypogaea cultivar Tifrunner chromosome 10, arahy.Tifrunner.gnm2.J5K5, whole genome shotgun sequence:
- the LOC112715674 gene encoding growth-regulating factor 7, producing MGEFGVSLKETKKNSVAAATSNSNVLGLGSVSNKVQVQQQQQHNNININNNYLEAFPSKTRMMMMMMMVHHNHHHHPFDSDSSASALGDDGDGDGPTLQHHLLTTNHNHSINNAAAANSGVNTVVVDDDDDGAAASVEETRQPLQQPFHFSHSPYYSPSSATTTTTTTTTTTRYPFKSPGTSGGMMAASLGRFPFTSAQWRELERQAMIYKYMMASIPVPPELLLMPIAAASRSSPLEGGGGGGGFNLRLSSSNNNDAEPNRCRRTDGKKWRCSREVAPNHKYCERHMHRGRTRSRKPVELHNNNNNGHNLLKRARHDSHPYAASSAAVTVAFSNHSTRKDPSSPHFLASATTNHHSYLESASSLSLHNFGAGSVPSSREPRGLDWMLNGDPISLGTSDSEWNTLMNNNKVGFNAMSSCSNTEPQYMNSFPVYSPGLDQQHNKRSPTFLNPVLVPMETLQSDKPRVFIDAWSNAATDQETNDADNKNSVSSIEKLSLSSLDLSMGGGYMHEEVGLGLMEEPEPEENNTSNGNKSGFSNWPTPPPWVASTTTPGGPLAEVLMPSTVTSTNDGAAATSNSNLSSPATTMVSSPSGVLHKTLASLSDSSSNSSPRVPSSGANSEIALLRFNQK from the exons ATGGGTGAATTTGGCGTTTCGCTCaaggaaactaaaaaaaatagtgtTGCTGCTGCTACTAGTAATAGTAATGTTCTTGGGTTGGGTAGTGTGAGTAACAAGGTGCAggtgcagcagcagcagcagcataataatattaatattaataataattatcttGAAGCATTTCCTAGTAagacgaggatgatgatgatgatgatgatggtgcatCATaatcatcaccaccatccattTGACAGTGATTCATCTGCTTCTGCTCTCGgtgatgatggtgatggtgatggtccCACGCTTCAGCACCATTTGTTAACTACTAATCATAATCATAGTATAAACAACGCTGCAGCTGCTAATAGTGGTGTTAATAccgttgttgttgatgatgatgatgatggtgcagCAGCATCTGTAGAAGAAACAAGACAACCTTTGCAGCAGCCATTTCACTTTTCTCACTCTCCGTATTATTCTCCTTCTTCTGCTACTACAACtacaaccacaaccacaaccactaCTCGCTATCCCTTCAAATCGCCAG GAACAAGTGGTGGAATGATGGCGGCATCTTTAGGGAGGTTCCCTTTCACAAGTGCGCAATGGAGGGAACTTGAAAGACAAGCTATGATTTACAAGTACATGATGGCTTCTATTCCTGTTCCTCCTGAGCTACTCCTTATGCCTATCGCTGCTGCTTCTCGCTCATCTCCTT tggaaggaggaggaggtggtggtggtttCAATCTGAGGCTTTCAAGCAGTAACAATAATGATGCAGAACCAAATAGGTGCAGGAGAACAGATGGTAAGAAATGGAGATGTTCAAGAGAGGTTGCTCCTAATCACAAGTACTGTGAGCGTCATATGCATAGAGGCCGTACCCGTTCAAGAAAGCCTGTGGAActtcacaacaacaacaacaatggacaCAATCTACTTAAGAGGGCTCGCCATGATTCTCATCCTTATGCTGCCTCTAGTGCTGCTGTTACTGTCGCATTCTCTAACCACTCTACAAGGAAAGATCCTTCTTCACCTCATTTTCTTGCTTCTGCTACCACCAATCATCATTCATACCTTGAATCtgcttcttccctttctcttcacAACTTCGGTGCTGGTTCTGTTCCATCAAGTAGGGAGCCCAG GGGGTTGGATTGGATGCTGAATGGAGATCCTATTTCGCTTGGAACATCGGATTCAGAATGGAACACTCTGATGAACAACAACAAAGTTGGATTCAATGCTATGAGTTCCTGCAGTAACACTGAGCCTCAATATATGAACTCATTCCCAGTCTATAGCCCTGGATTGGATCAACAACACAACAAGCGCTCTCCAACTTTCCTTAACCCTGTTCTGGTTCCTATGGAAACTCTCCAATCTGATAAACCAAGGGTTTTCATCGATGCTTGGTCGAACGCGGCAACAGATCAAGAAACTAATGATGCCGATAACAAAAACTCTGTTTCATCAATTGAGAAATTgtccctctcttctcttgattTATCAATGGGAGGTGGATATATGCATGAAGAAGTGGGGTTAGGCCTAATGGAAGAGCCAGAGCCAGAAGAGAACAACACAAGCAATGGCAATAAATCTGGCTTCTCAAATTGGCCCACACCACCACCTTGGGTAGCTTCAACCACCACACCTGGTGGTCCACTAGCTGAAGTTCTCATGCCAAGTACGGTCACTTCAACCAATGATGGTGCCGCCGCCACTTCCAATTCGAATCTGTCGTCTCCGGCCACGACAATGGTGTCATCTCCATCTGGGGTATTGCACAAGACACTTGCTTCATTGTCTGATAGCAGTAGCAATAGCAGCCCAAGGGTTCCATCTTCAGGGGCAAATTCTGAAATTGCCTTGCTCAGGTTCAATCAGAAGTAG